The DNA window TCGTGACGGGCAACTGCGTCGCCAGCTCATCCTCGCTGAACGAGGAGACGACATCGTCCGGCAGGTCGAAGAGCGTCCCCACCGCCAGCACGCTCTCGAGGGTCGCGCTCGTCGAGATCTGCGAGGACCCGTCGTTGCGCATCGAGACGACGACGCTGCTCGGCACCCCTTGCTCGGAGCTGCGGGTCGCTTCGACCGCCGTGTAGATGTCGCACGCGATCGAGATCCCGGGGAAGACGCACGCGGGCCCGAGCGAACCCTCCGTGTCCTCGTCCGCCGTGTACTGCGTATCGACGGCCACCCACTCCGTCGGGGCGAGTTCTTTGAGCTCGCCACCCAGGAGGAGCAGGTCGTAGTTGCGGCCTGCCTCGTGGTAGATGTCGACCGTGTTGCCGTCGGCCGAACCCTTGTCCTGGCTGAACGAGGCGGTCGGGTCACCGAACAGGACCACCGAGTCGTTCTCGTGCGACTCGAGGTCGCCGGAGACGGCGTGCACGTATGCAGACCCGATGACGTCCGGCGCCTGCCCGATCTGGGCGGCGAGGAGTTCGAACCTGGCCTCGGCGAGATCCTGCATGTAGCTCTGTTGGGCGGCGGCGTCGGGGAACGCCGAGCCTGGCGTCGTGCACGCGGTCAAGGCGAGGGCGGCCCCGCCGGCGATGACGAGGAGGCGGATCACCCCAGGGCGCCGCGTCGTCTGCAGGTGGGCGGTCACGATCCCTCCGCCAGAGCGTCGTTGTAGAGCGTGAGCGCCCGCTGGCCGAGGACCGGGCCCTCGAGCCAGGATCCGTCGCCGCGGGAGGTGACGGAGGTGACGTACCCGGCGCCGGTGGCGGGGTCGAGTCTGGTGAGCCAGCCGCCGCCCGAACATCCCGGCGTCATGAGGCAGTCGACCCGGTAGCCCGCGTACCCCTTGGTGGCCGCCTGGCTCGCGCAGTACCGCTGCGACTGGCCGTCGAACGGAGCGGCGGACGGGTACCCGATCACGGTGATGCCCTCCGGTGGGGTTCCGAAGGAGATGCCCTGACCGCCGGTGACCTCCTGGATCTTCTGACCCGACGCGTTCGGAGCGAGCCGGATGAAGGCGAAGTCGTACGCCCAGCCGTTCCCGCTCGTCGCGCCGCTGGCGTCGGAGGTCGCCTCACTGGTGAACTCGTCGGGGACGTAGGTGCTGACACCCGCCCACTGGCCGTACGGCTGGGTCTGACCGTTGGCCGCGTCGGCCGGGATGAAGATGATGTTCTCGGCGAGCTGCTTGCCGTAGGTGTCCCACACGCAGTGGCCCGCAGTCAGCACGAGGTCCATGGTCGGCGCGTTGACGACGCTCGCGGAGCAGACGTAGGTGGCGCCACCGATGGAGAAGTAGAGGCGCCCCTGCGTCGCTGCGGCGAGCCCCGTCGCCGGGTAGGGGTCACCGGCGGCGGTCGGCGCGATGGCCTTGACGTCGACGTCGGGGCCGACACCGGTGCTCGGGTGGACGACCACGCCGGTCGCCTGGTCGCCCGTGAGGGTGTCCTCGCCCGGCTTGAGGTCAGGTGCCTTCGCGCCACCGAACTTGTCGTCGGTCCAGTAGTCGTTGACCTCCTGCGGGCTCGCGTCGAAGTCCTTGCGCAGGGTGTCGTCCGTCCCGCCGGCGACGTCGATGACGGGGCCGGCCTCACCCGCGACGGGCTCCCCCGTGACCGGGATGGAACATCCCGTCAGCAGGGCGGCGAGGATCAGGACGGCGGCTGTCGCCGGAGCGCGGCGCTTCTGCTTCACGATCACCCGGCCAAGCTAGCACGCAGCAACGTCCCAGGAGATCGGTGCGAACCCTGCCGTCGCCGCGCATCGCCCCGAAACGTCGGACGACACCGCCGCGAACCGGGCATCGCGAGGGAGGCCCTCGACCCCACGACGAAGAAGCCCCGCTCCCTGTAGACACAGGAGAACGGGGCTTCTTTTCGGTGTTGTGACCCCAACGGGATTTGAACCCGTGCTGCCGCCGTGAGAGGGCGGTGTCCTAGGCCGCTAAACGATGGGGCCGTAAGCAACGGATATGAGTATGCCATACGATTTCGAGCCGTACAAATCGACGCCCTGACAGGCCTCCGGCGGGCGAGTCGGCACCCCTCCCGGCTGTGTCGCCGCGGCCTCAGGCGAGGACTCGGAGCGCCCCCGGCACCACCTCGACCACGACCGGGAGGGGTCCGATCCGTTCCCCGTCCGCGTACGCCGAGATGTCCGCCGCTCCGATCGACACGGAACGGACCCGCGACAGCCGGACGATGTCGAGTTCGGTGTGCGCGCCGGAGAACACCTTCGGGAAGAGGCGGAGGAACCGCGACCGCGACACCGGCGCGACGACGAAGAGGTCGAATCGCCCGTCGGCGAGGTCGGCCTGCGGGGCGATCAACATGCCGCCTCCGATCGAGGTGTTGTTCGCCACGGCGAGGAGCACCGCCTCCACCGACTCGGCCACACCGTCGACCACCAAGTCGTACCGGCGGGGTCGCAAAGCGATGAGTTCTCGGAGGATCGCGATGGTGTAGCGACTCCGACCGCGCGGACGCCGCATCCGGTTCGCCCGCTCGTTCACCAGTGCATCGAACCCTGCAGACACGGCTCCGACGAACCAGGTCGTGCGATCCCCGACCGTCGCGGTGCCCGCATCGATGGTGCGCGGCTCCCGATCCAGCGCCCGCACCAGCAGGTCGATGGCCGCCGCGGGGTCGTCCAACGGGATGCCGAGGCCTCTGGCGATGTCGTTCCCCGTCCCGGAGGGGACGACGCCGAACGGCAGCCCGGAGTCCCGCACCGCCTCGACCGCCAGACTCACCATCCCGTCACCGCCGACGACGACGAGCGCGTCCAGGCCGGTGTCGATCGCGGCACGCACCGAGACCCGGAGTCCCTCGACGTCGTCCTCCTGCAGGTGGACGGTCCGGTGGCCGGCGGTGTGGAGCGCGTCGAGCACCATCGGGCCGACCGCTCGGGTCGCGCCGAAGGACGCGGACGGGTTGATGGCGACGCCGATGCGTCGTTGCTGCGTGGTCACGTGCCGATTCTGACAGGAGCGGGGCCGAGCGAGGCCCGACGGACCGGGTTGCCCTGGATGCCGGGACGGTATTCACTCGTCCTATGAGACTGACGAAGTTCGAACACGCAGCATTCCTCCTCGAGACCGACGGCGCCAAGCTCGTCGTGGACCCCGGGTCGTTCACGGCACCGATCGCGGACGTCGACCACGTCGTGGCGGTCCTGATCACGCACCTCCACCCCGACCACTGGACCGGGGAGCACCTGGACCGCATCCTCGCGGCGAGTCCCGGGGCCGTCGTGTACGGCCCTGCCGGTGTGGCCGCCGCGGCAGAGGGATACGACGTCACCGTCGTCGCACCGGGCGACGTGGTGGAGGTCGGACCGTTCGTGCTCCGGTTCTTCGGCGGCACCCACGCGGTGATCCACCCGTCGATCCCCGTCATCGACAACGTCGGCGTCCTCATCAACGACCGGGTGTACTACCCCGGGGACTCCTTCGCCGTGCCGGAGGGGGTCGAGGTCGACGTCCTCGCCGCACCGGCCGGGGCCCCCTGGATGAAGATCTCCGAGGGGATGGACTTCGTCACGGCCGTCGCGCCGAAGCGGGCCTTCGGGACGCACGAGATGGTGTTGTCCGGCGCGGGGCAGAGCATGTCACACGATCGCCTGCGATGGGCGACCGAACAGGGCGGTGGAAGCTACTTCGCACTCGCCCCGCTCGACACCCTCGAGATCTGACCGCCGTCGACTACCGGCGGCGGAAGTTCGCCGCCGCCGGGCAGTCGAACGGGTCGCGGGCCGAGAGGCCGACGCGGTTCAAGTACTCGATGACGATCGCGTAGGACTGCAACAGCGTGGTCTCGGTGTACGGGACCTGCTGGGTCTCGCAGTGCTCCCTCACGATGACGCGGGCGCGGGCGAGAGCCGGTCGGGGCATGCTCGGGAACAGGTGGTGCTCGATCTGGTAGTTCAGGCCGCCCATGAAGGTGGCCATGCCGAATCCGCGGACGTTGCGCGAGGTCAACACCTGCTTGCGGAGGAAGTCGAGCTTCATGTCGGCGGGGATGATCGGCATGCCCTTGTGGTTCGGGGCGAAGGACGCTCCCATGTAGACGCCGAAGACGGCGAGCTGGACACCGAGGAACGCGAACGCCATGCCCAGCGGCAGGAAGAGGAAGATCGCTGCGAGGTACAGGCCGACGCGAGCGACGATCATGCTGATCTCCGCGACCCGGCCGTCGACCTTGCCCGGCCCGAAGAGGGTCTTGAAGGACAGCGCGTGCAGGTTGATGCCTTCGAGCATGAGGAGCGGGAAGAAGAGGTACCCCTGCTTCCGGGTGATGAGCGCCTGGAGCCCCTTGGCCTTCGCCGCGTCCTCCTCGATGAAGGAGATCGTGTCGATCTCGATGTCGGGGTCCTTGGTCACCTGGTTCGGGTTCGCGTGGTGACGCGTGTGCTTCGTCATCCACCAGGAGTAGCTGATGCCGACGATCCCGGCGGCGAGGAACCGGCCGGCGCGGTCGTTCGCCCGACCGGACTCGAAGACCTGACGGTGCGAGGCCTCATGGGCGAGGAACGCGAACTGGGTCAGGATGATGCCGAGCGCTCCGGCGATGAGGAGCTGGAACCAGGACTCGCGCAGCAGGATGAATCCGGTCACGCAGCCGAGGAGCGCGATGACGAGGAACGAGAACGTGAGGATGTAGAACATGCGGTGGCGGCGCAGCAGTCCTGCTTCACGAACCGTCTTCAACAGCGACGAGTATGAGCTGGTGACGTTCGCAGCGCCGGGCTTGCGGGGGCTCGTGGCACGAACCGGGCCGAGGATGGCTTCAGTTGACATGGGCACTCCGGAGGAATCGTGTCGACTTCCCAGCCGGGGGCGATGAGCGGACGCTCGGTCGAGCGGAAGCTCTGCAGATGGCCTCAGCCTACGGTCGACGGCTGGGGAATCACCTCACATCTCGGTATCCGCACAGGTTCCCCACGTCGAGACGGGCGATCCGGGGAAAAGTCGCAGAATTCGTCAATCCGTTACCTGTTTGAGTTCCACTTGAGCGCCCTCATGGGCTAACGTGGATCGAAGTTGTTGTGTTGCGCAGGTATTTCAAGCCGCGTTTCCACCGATGGATACGCTGCTTTTCTGAGGAGCGAGCAAAGAACACCGCGACGAACGGTCCCGAAAGTCGGGAACGGTCACTCATGAAAGAGGAAATACATGTCAACTGGAACTGTGAAGTGGTTCAACGCCGAAAAGGGCTTCGGCTTCATCACCCCTGACGACGGCAGCGCCGACGTCTTCGCACACTTCTCCGCCATCGCGACGAGCGGCTACCGCTCGCTCGAGGAGAACCAGAAGGTCGAGTTCGAGACCAACCAGGGCCCCAAGGGCCTGCAGGCTGAGAACATCCGCCCCCTCTGATTCTCTGATCAGTCGGAGCTGACGATCCGAGTGGCCGGTCTTTCCAGCCCTCGCGTCTGAGACACCGAGAACCGCCCCTGACGTTCGCGTCAGGGGCGGTTCTGTGTTTCCAGGGGGTACGTGACCGGATGTCGACCGCGCCGTCGCCCGATCGCGCCGACGGCCCGATGTCGCGAGCGAGTGGTCAGTCCTGGACCGGGACGATGAGCTCGGGCCCGTCACCCTGCAACGGTGCGACACGGTGGAACACCAGTTGCTCCGCGACGTCGGTCGCAGCGAGCACCATCTCGTCGACCTCGTCCTGATCCGCCTCATGGTGCGGGTCGAGCCATTCGTCCCAGCACTCCGGAGGGAGGGTCACGGGCGTCCGCGGGTGCAGCCCCTGCAACGACCCGACGGCCGGGCGGGTGAGGATGGTCGCACTCAGCACCCATCGCCGCGGATCGTCGTCCGAGAGCGAGCGGTCCCGCCACCACGAGTAGAGTCCGGCGAAGACGATCGGCTCACCGCCGGCCGTCTGCACGTAGTAGGGCGTCTTCACCGTTCCCTCGGTGTGCCATTCGTAGTATCCGGCGGCGGGGATGAGCGCACGGCGTCGCTTGAGCGAATCCGCGAAGGTGGGCTTCGTGGTGATCTCCTCCGAGCGCGCGTTGAAGGTCGGGTACTGGCTCTTCAGCTCCGTGGCGAACGCCGGCACGAGCGACCATCGTGCGGATTCGAGACGCCGGACCGCCGGCTCCGTCTTCGCCGAGTCGAGGATGATCGGGATCTGCTCCGTCGGGCGCACGTTGTACGAGGGCCCAGGCAGCTCGGCAGCCGCATGGTCGATGTCGAAGAGCTCGATCAGCTCTTCGGTGGATTCGGTCACGACGAAACGTCCGCACATGGGCCCAGCGTACCGGCCACCGACGACACACCACGCCGCGTGTCGGTGGTCTCGTGGACCATAGTCCCACTGAGCGTCATCCGTCGGTGAACCCGGGTCGACCCGGTTGACTTGTTCGAAGATATGTTCGAATATTGAGCCATGGCCCTCCACGCACTCGTCGACTCCCCCGTCAGGGCGGACACCGCGACCGAGCTGCACGAGCTCCAGGGCCGCATCAAGCGGATGCAGGGGACACGACTCGACACCAGGTCGCTGCCGACCGCCCCGGAACTCTCGCGACTCCTTCCCGGGGGCGCACTCCAGGCCGGCGGGAGCTACTCGGTCCTCGGTTCCACGGCACTCGCCATGTCCCTCATGGCCGGTCCATCCGCGGCCGGCACCTGGTGCGCCGTCATCGGCCTTCCAGCGTTCGGGATCGAAGCCGCGGCCTCCTCCGGGATCGATCTCGAGCGACTCGTCCTCGTCCCCCGGCCCGGGCCCGACTGGCTCACGGTCACCGCCGCCATGGCCGACGTCGCCGGGGTGCTCATCACGGCGCCCCCAGGCCGGATCGCGCCGAGCGACGCAGCACGGCTCGCCGCCCGGCTCCGCCAACGCGAGGCGGCACTCATCGTCCTCGGCTCCTGGCCGCAGAGCGACGCGACGCTCCGCGTGACCGAGAGCTCCTGGAGCGGCCTCGGCTCGGGTCACGGGCATCTCCTGCGTCGACGACTCACGGTCAGCTCGATGCTCGGGCAAGGTGGGGTCGGCAGGCCTCGCACCGCGCACCTCACCCTGCCCCTGGGGCCGCTCGACGACCGGGCCGAGCAGCCCTCCCGCACCAGGCTCGACGACGACACGGTCACCCGGCTCCCCATGGTGGTGAACCGATGACGATCGAGACGCCTGCCGAACTCGTCGAGCGCACGATGGTGCTCTGGTGTCCCGACTGGCCGATCGTGGCGGCGAGACTCTCCGGCACCCTGCCTCCGGACACCGCCGACGGTCCCCTCGCGCTGGTGGAGCACGGGGAGGTCCTCGCCTGCGACGCGATCGCTCGCCGAGCAGGAGTCCGGAGAGGGTTGCGCATCCGCGAGGCGGAGGCCCGGTGTCCGGAGTTGGTCACCGCAGACTACGACCCGGTCATCGACTCCCGGGCGTTCGAACCGATCCTGCTCGGCATCGAAGCACTCATGCCGGGCGTCCAGCCCTACCGCGCCGGGCTCTGCGCCATCCGCTCCAGAGGTCCGAGCCGCTACTACGGCGGCGAGTCGGCTGCGGCGGACGTCCTCCGCGCCTGCCTCGACGACCTCGGTGTGCCCGACGCCCGGATCGGTATCGCCGACGGCCCGTTCGCCGCAGAACAGGCGGCGCGGTCGACCGTGGCCCAGCAGGACGACTCCCGGATCCTGATCATCCCACCGGGAGCGTCCTCGGCCTTCCTGGCCCCACTGCCGGTGACGACACTCGGACGCCCTGAACTCAGCACCCTGCTGCACCGACTCGGGATCAGCACCCTGGGAGCGTTCGGGTCGCTGCCCGCGACCGAGGTCCGCGACCGCTTCGGCGTCGACGGCGCCCGTGCCCACCGTCTCGCCGCCGGCGCGGACGCCAGGAGTGTCGTCCCCCGCGTCCCACCGACCGAGCTGAACGTCGCCGTCTCCTTCGAACCTCCGCTCGACCGCATCGATCAGCTCACCTTCGGGTTCCGGCAGTCCGCGGAGCGGTTCATCGCCGGATTGACCGCGGCAGGACTCGTGACCACCGCGATCACGATCAGCATGCGCAGCGAACGTGGCGAGCGCTCCACCCGGACCTGGTTGCATCCGCGTTGGTTCACCGCCGGTGACGTCCTCGACCGGGTGCGATGGCAGCTGCAGGGCTCATCGAACATCGACCACGGACTCGCCTCCCCCGTCGAGCTCGTCGAGGTCGTCCCGGAGACCCTCGACGACGCTGCGGAACACGAGGAAGGTCTCTGGGGCAGTGGTCCGGACGAACGCATCCACAGCGGGCTCGCCCGGGTCCAGAGCATGCTCGGTCACGACGGTGTCCTGACTGCCGTGCCGTCCGGTGGGCGTCTCCTCCTCGACCGCCGCATCCTCGTCCCCTGGGGCAGTGTCCCGCCGGGTGGCGGGACCGCCGTGGCCGAACGTCGGAGCCGGCCGTGGCCCGGTACCATCCCCGGAGCAGCTCCCACGACCGTGTTCGACATCGCGGTTCCGGTCGAGGTGGTAGACGCGACGGGCAGAACGGTGGAGGTCGGCGAGCGCGGCACGCTGAGTGCACCACCCGCACGGTTCTCCGCCTTCTCCCACTGGCACGTCGTCGACGGTTGGGCCGGCCCTTGGAGCATCGACGAACGGTGGTGGGACGACGACGCCCACCGACACGTCCACCGTCTCCAGGTCGTGGACGACGAAGGCGACGCCTGGCTGCTCCTCCTGGAGGCGCAGCACTGGAGAGCCGAAGCACGGTACGACTGACCACATCCAGCCAGCACCCCAGCAGCATGACGAGAGGAACCCCCATGGGATGGAACAATCCCCCGGTGTCGTGGTCGGAGTTCGAGCGTCGCCTGTCCGACGCGAGCCGGCCGGCCGCCCTCCCGCTGGGGGCGGACGGCGGCGACAGCCCGGCCTGGTCCCGGAAGCGCGAGCCGTACGCCCCGGAGCCACCCAAGCCTCGGCCGGCGTCGACGACGGTCCCGTACGCGGAACTCCACGCGCACTCGAGCTTCAGCTTCCTCGACGGTGCGAGCCCCCCTGAACGTCTCGTCGAGGAGGCCGCAGCACTCGGGCTGCACGCTCTCGCCCTCACCGATCACGACGGGTTCTACGGGGTCGTCCGCATGGCCGAGGCGGCTGAACGGTTCCCCGACCTCCGGACCGTCTACGGTGCGGAGCTGTCGATCGGACTCGACCGGCCGCAGAACGGCGTCCCGGATCCCGTCGGTCATCATCTGCTCCTGCTCGCCCGTCGGGCCGAGGGCTATCACCGCCTCGCCGGCGCGATCACGGACGCGCAGCTCGCCGAGGGCGCTGAGAAGGGACACCCGATCTACGACCTCGAGCGACTCGCCGCGTCCGTCGCGGGCTTCGTGACCGTCCTCACCGGATGCCGGAAGGGATTCGTCCGCACGGCATTGCGCGAACAGGGTATGGAGGCCGCGGCCGCCGCGGTCGACCGACTCGTCGCGCTGTTCGGTCCGGAGCACGT is part of the Plantibacter sp. Leaf314 genome and encodes:
- a CDS encoding serine protease; translation: MIVKQKRRAPATAAVLILAALLTGCSIPVTGEPVAGEAGPVIDVAGGTDDTLRKDFDASPQEVNDYWTDDKFGGAKAPDLKPGEDTLTGDQATGVVVHPSTGVGPDVDVKAIAPTAAGDPYPATGLAAATQGRLYFSIGGATYVCSASVVNAPTMDLVLTAGHCVWDTYGKQLAENIIFIPADAANGQTQPYGQWAGVSTYVPDEFTSEATSDASGATSGNGWAYDFAFIRLAPNASGQKIQEVTGGQGISFGTPPEGITVIGYPSAAPFDGQSQRYCASQAATKGYAGYRVDCLMTPGCSGGGWLTRLDPATGAGYVTSVTSRGDGSWLEGPVLGQRALTLYNDALAEGS
- a CDS encoding diacylglycerol kinase family protein, which encodes MTTQQRRIGVAINPSASFGATRAVGPMVLDALHTAGHRTVHLQEDDVEGLRVSVRAAIDTGLDALVVVGGDGMVSLAVEAVRDSGLPFGVVPSGTGNDIARGLGIPLDDPAAAIDLLVRALDREPRTIDAGTATVGDRTTWFVGAVSAGFDALVNERANRMRRPRGRSRYTIAILRELIALRPRRYDLVVDGVAESVEAVLLAVANNTSIGGGMLIAPQADLADGRFDLFVVAPVSRSRFLRLFPKVFSGAHTELDIVRLSRVRSVSIGAADISAYADGERIGPLPVVVEVVPGALRVLA
- a CDS encoding MBL fold metallo-hydrolase, whose protein sequence is MRLTKFEHAAFLLETDGAKLVVDPGSFTAPIADVDHVVAVLITHLHPDHWTGEHLDRILAASPGAVVYGPAGVAAAAEGYDVTVVAPGDVVEVGPFVLRFFGGTHAVIHPSIPVIDNVGVLINDRVYYPGDSFAVPEGVEVDVLAAPAGAPWMKISEGMDFVTAVAPKRAFGTHEMVLSGAGQSMSHDRLRWATEQGGGSYFALAPLDTLEI
- a CDS encoding acyl-CoA desaturase; amino-acid sequence: MSTEAILGPVRATSPRKPGAANVTSSYSSLLKTVREAGLLRRHRMFYILTFSFLVIALLGCVTGFILLRESWFQLLIAGALGIILTQFAFLAHEASHRQVFESGRANDRAGRFLAAGIVGISYSWWMTKHTRHHANPNQVTKDPDIEIDTISFIEEDAAKAKGLQALITRKQGYLFFPLLMLEGINLHALSFKTLFGPGKVDGRVAEISMIVARVGLYLAAIFLFLPLGMAFAFLGVQLAVFGVYMGASFAPNHKGMPIIPADMKLDFLRKQVLTSRNVRGFGMATFMGGLNYQIEHHLFPSMPRPALARARVIVREHCETQQVPYTETTLLQSYAIVIEYLNRVGLSARDPFDCPAAANFRRR
- a CDS encoding cold-shock protein, whose product is MSTGTVKWFNAEKGFGFITPDDGSADVFAHFSAIATSGYRSLEENQKVEFETNQGPKGLQAENIRPL
- a CDS encoding SOS response-associated peptidase, with protein sequence MCGRFVVTESTEELIELFDIDHAAAELPGPSYNVRPTEQIPIILDSAKTEPAVRRLESARWSLVPAFATELKSQYPTFNARSEEITTKPTFADSLKRRRALIPAAGYYEWHTEGTVKTPYYVQTAGGEPIVFAGLYSWWRDRSLSDDDPRRWVLSATILTRPAVGSLQGLHPRTPVTLPPECWDEWLDPHHEADQDEVDEMVLAATDVAEQLVFHRVAPLQGDGPELIVPVQD
- a CDS encoding DNA polymerase Y family protein; translated protein: MTIETPAELVERTMVLWCPDWPIVAARLSGTLPPDTADGPLALVEHGEVLACDAIARRAGVRRGLRIREAEARCPELVTADYDPVIDSRAFEPILLGIEALMPGVQPYRAGLCAIRSRGPSRYYGGESAAADVLRACLDDLGVPDARIGIADGPFAAEQAARSTVAQQDDSRILIIPPGASSAFLAPLPVTTLGRPELSTLLHRLGISTLGAFGSLPATEVRDRFGVDGARAHRLAAGADARSVVPRVPPTELNVAVSFEPPLDRIDQLTFGFRQSAERFIAGLTAAGLVTTAITISMRSERGERSTRTWLHPRWFTAGDVLDRVRWQLQGSSNIDHGLASPVELVEVVPETLDDAAEHEEGLWGSGPDERIHSGLARVQSMLGHDGVLTAVPSGGRLLLDRRILVPWGSVPPGGGTAVAERRSRPWPGTIPGAAPTTVFDIAVPVEVVDATGRTVEVGERGTLSAPPARFSAFSHWHVVDGWAGPWSIDERWWDDDAHRHVHRLQVVDDEGDAWLLLLEAQHWRAEARYD